The Malus domestica chromosome 08, GDT2T_hap1 genomic interval ACcctaaaaaaaccctaaacactttactctcttAGAGAAACTTAGGCATCAGAGATCCATTGAGCTAACCCCCCCCCCacctcgtgggcgcgtgaggcttaggtctttgatcaaaggtgttgattgttttacaGGTGCATTTTGGTCAAGATTAAAGACGGTGGAAATTTGCAttgacaaattggtgctttcattgagaggtGATTCAAAACACTCGGAGAAGCCTTTTGCAttagtttcttgaattttctgttaCGTTGAAATTTCTCACATgtcgtatcaattaatttttcctagaaaagtttcttgatcaatcTTTGGAGAAAGTATACAATGGTAGAAAATTCAGAAACTACGACGAATGGAAACCCATACGTGGAAGAATTTGGACCGGATAGTAGAGACTAGGACATAGCCCCACGACGGAGATCCTCAAGGCTCAACGCGACGGCAGGAGGAGCCCCACCACCATGGAGCCgtgccaccaccatcaccaccgtgACCCAGCAGCCACGGCAAGGCTATCAGGCCACAACACCATTCCCACCAAACCCTAGGCAACCAAACCCTAGGCAGGAGGCCTAGATCCACTTCCAAGCCCATGGGCAGGAAGCCCAAAACTTGGCAGCTACCACAACAAGCCCTAGGCAGGAAGCTCAACCCAATGCAGCAGCATGCCTTATTACATAGTAGGCTCGAACCCAAGCCCCAGAATTCGACAGTTGCTGCCAGCCAGGCAGTTTAACGAGCCCAAGCCTAAGCCACTTAGCCAGTACCCAACGGCTAGGAGGGCCCATGACCATGCAGATCCAAAGAGAGCAGGCACCGGTCCAACGTTTACACAATCCAGCCCGCGACCTAATAATATTCTGACGATCTGGCCCCCAAGCCGCTCTGATGACCCAGCCTACGACCCAATGCATTCTGAGGCCACCTGCAGCAATCCAAATTATGACCATAGGTCCCGCGATCGATTCCTGGTTATTTACACCCCACTTTTCTGCAGGACTACCTGCTTTGGGCTCAAGCTTTGTACCTGCAGTCCACTATACTTCCACCACACATGGAGACGCCCATTATTCAAgcttttccaatccaaatggcgagcaCCACCTGCCTTAGCAGGTCGCCAATTTAACAAACGCCCTTGAGCAGCAAACCACCTTGGTGAACCAACTCTTCGAGCACATTGAGATGTAGTGCGGCCCAGacaaggtgtcccgaagtaggacaaggacGAAAAAATGTGACTCATTCCAACGACGACCTGGTAAAGAGCCACTCAGCCCACCACGAACCATACGTTTAGGTAGTGTGCACTCTCATTTGGGCTCTCAGGGAAACGTCTTCTCCCGCCTAGATGCGTAGATAAGCGTTCATTCCTGACTCGGCTCAGGAGTCAGTGTGTATTCAAGGTTAGGTATACGCTCCGATGACCGTTCAGGATAATCTAGGAGAAGCGTCCACATGAGGCTAGGCCCACAATGAGATCTTCTTACTCATCAACGAAGTAGGCAGCCGCATGATGCCCAGAGAATGGCACGTGAGCAGGTCAGCTCAAGTTCTATTGGTAGCCCCCTCCTAAAGCGATGACGAGCAGCACAAGACGAACTACGTGCACCATAACCGTGGCATAGACAAGTAGGACTAGCCAAAGAGCAATATGGATCAGTAGGTCAACACCGGGGGTAGTTGGAGGCTCCGCTGCCCCACCAGGCACAAATCCAAGAGAAAGTACAAAGGCTCGTAGCAGAGCAGTTGGCTAACCTGAGTAGGTCACCCTTTACTGATAAGATCGAGCAGATGGagcaaccaccaaagttcagcTCGAGACATTTCACCCTATTCAAGGGAGATGAAGATCCGAACATGCATTTGATGCACTACCGAAGTGCCATGACCTTTTACACCAACAATGACGAGCTCATGTGCAAAACCTTTGCTGCGAAACTCCAAGGTGAGGCACAAGACTGGTTTCACACCCTGTCGCCATCCTCAATCCAGAACTTCAATgaactttccttggttttcattAAGGAATATTCGCCCTGCTGCTCAATAAAAAAGAAGTATGACTATCTTTTCAACATGAAGAAAAACCCGAAAGAGTCGCTACGCACATATGTCAAGAggttcaagacaaagaagacaaaGATCGTCAGACGCGATGGCAGCATTGCATGCTCAGCTTTCCAGAATGGCATCTCGGCAGAACACCCTttattcagaaaattgatcatgggAGGGGAACTGACCTTGGCAGCCTCgtatgctttggcagagaagcacGCATTATGGGACGAGGCCAAGCAGTCGTGCAGGAATGAGCAAAAAAATAAGCACATGGACCATTCCCCAAACAGAGATGACTCAACGCCTAAGGCATTCACCAAGTTCTCAGTTCCGATTTGCCAAATTCTCCATAAGCTCAGGAATGAACCATGGTTTCAACTACCGCCACCCATGAAAGGTGATCTTACCAAACTGGATCAGACAAAGTATTGCGCATTTCACCAAGGGCCAGGTCACACTACCAACGACTGCCTCAAATAGAAGCATTACCTCGAGAAGCTGACGAAGAAGGGCTGGTGCGACGAATATCTCAACAAGCCAATCGCTCGGCCTATGCAAGCAGCAGAAGCCAACACTGAACCCCATTTAAAATGATGCGGATTAATAACATATTTGCCAAGTCAGAGCACTCTCGATCTGCAACTAGCAATGTGAATGAATGCTTGGAGAAATTCCCCATCACTTCTTAAACTCCGTTTAGACCTATCCAAATAAGTTCGAAGTCTCGGGCAGTTCAACAAACAAGACCTCATAGGTCAaggattatccagttgttatgcaattTCTACCTTCTAGCATAGTTAATACGTTtctttattctcaatgaagATCCAAGAAGTTATTCACAAACCTGGCTCAACCGTTGCCTACAACAACTGCTCAAAGCCCTATATGGGTAAGCTCTTCAGCGCGAAAGGGTAAattaattccccgacacccatcagGGTAAACTCTCCAGAGTCCATCAGGGTTAGCTCTTcagtgcgagaaggtaaactaattccccgacactcaTCAGGGTTAGCTCTCTAgcacgagagggtaaactaattccccgacacccatcagGGTAAGCTCTCTAacgtgagagggtaaactactttagaatatccagacgtggatgggtTTTACGAATGCTCAGTTCCCTCTGAATGCATTGATTACCTGCGCCAGACGATTCCTAGAATTAGCCACGATAGTCCTTCCCTTGGAATAGACTTAGCCAACTGAAGGATTCAATTCCGCAGGATCCCGGGTCTCTAACTGGAAGAGACACTAAGTGTCGGACCCCTGCCCATGAAATAGTACGCGTGACAAGTTGGTCCGTCCTCGACATGTAAGTTATCATGAAGCGGCTTGGTTTTAAAGTGTTGCAATACTAGTTAAGCAACATGCGGGATCAAAGCTGCGACTCGGAGGGATATGGCCTCTAAGGAGCGACTTTGCCTACACCTCATACCAAAAAATGCCTCCGAGAGCCAGGGAGGACGCCTGAAGTGGTTACGCAGgatgtctgcttctgtaagtaagacaCCTGGCCGACAACCCGATGGCTAAAAGCCCAAGGTAGCCCGTAAGCCAAAACTTACGCCTGCTATGACTACACGGACTCGCCTGCTTATTTACAAGCAGCACTTCTGGCCGACGGTCTATGGTTCAAGTTTTGCTAGGACAAAATAGAGTGTCACGACTATAACAGCTACGCGGACCTCATCTGCTTCCTACGAGAAGCACAAGTCCGGCCGACGGCTTAATAAGTAAAAAATCTCGCAACATGCCCCGGGAGGGCCAAAGCTAAAAAAGCCACTAAAGTCAAATGTCACAGCTATAGTAACTATGCGAACTCGCCTGCCTCCTATGAAGATAACGAGTTCAACCGCCGGCACTATAAGTTGGAAATCTCGTATTTCTTCCTTTCACAGGTAAAGCTCTAAAAGCCCCAAAGCCAAAACTAAAGCCTAAAGTGCCACGTGAGTCAAATGCTCCATCGAAGTAGCCAACTCAATTGCTCGTCCCACAACAAAGTTTTGCAAGACGACTCAAGCAGGCAAGGCTCCCGAAGCTGAAAGTAAAACCTAAGTGATGACGTGGGATCAACTACTTTGTTGAAGCAGCTTGCCCAACCGCCCATCCTACGGTAAAGTTTTGCAAAAGACATGGCGAAATAGAAGGATGAAGCAAAAACAAGGGAAgctgtttattaaatttctaacaAATTGATAAACTGGCTCAAAGGCCAGCAAAGTTCAAATAAAGCatgaacaaaaaggaaaagaagaaaactccTAAGTCTAAGAAAAAAAACTACTCATTTGGCAGTCTGCACAACCATTGGTTCCTCGACTGCCATGCCTTCAGCAGCCGCATCGCTCCCAGCAGCCAAAGCTTTAATCAGCTCATCCTCAGCCACCCCTGCCTAGACTACCTGATCCTCAACCACTCCACCAAAGGTAGCCTCAAacgagaaatcaagcagattaaCTGGAGAAATGGAAAAAGTCTTGAAGTCCTTCTCGGAAAACTCATAACCTAGCGGCCTACCCTGAAGATGGTCTACATAGCCAAGCTTGTAGAAATTGACCTGACAAGAAGCAAGCGCCACTTCGTGACCTGCTTTCTCATTCTTCAGCTGCACATTCTCCCCAACAAGCCTAGTGTGAGCACCTTGCAGCTCATCCAGTTCATTTTTCAGGTTCTCGCTAGCAGACAGTGCACCTTGCAAATCCATCTCTTTGGACTCAAGTTTACTGGAACCTCCTTGAGATGAGACACTTCAGCATGCATGAAGATAAGCTCATCATCCTTGGCAAAGCAAGCAGATCGTAGTTCCGAATTAACACGCTCAAGGTCCTCGACCACCGGAGAAACATGACTGACTTCTTTCTCTGCAGTTTCTAACATCACCTGAGTCGCACTAAGCCTAGCATTCAAATAGGCAACCTCCTGATGAGCGATCTCTAGCTgcaaagaagtgggggcagagacATCAGACCCCTTCAAAACGACGAGTTCAGATCTAAGCTTCTCGATCTTTTCAGCAGCCAAGCGAAGCTGAGCCACCAATGTTACTTTGGCCTCCTTAGCACACTTGACAGCATCTTGATCAACGTACATAGACTCAATTACCAGGATCAAAGTCTTATGCATTGTAGCAATCAGGGAGGATCTTCTCGAGTAGGCAAGACGCTTCTCAAATGAGTCTGAACGGATGACAACTTTCCCAACACTGTCAACAAACTTAGTGCATGCATCGACATCCTCAAGCAGGTCAGTCTTCAGTAGTGTACAAACCTCGGGAAACTCTCCAACCTCAGACTCGGTAGATCTCTCACAACAGTCCGTGTGAGCAAATTTCCCCTTCTCAGCAGACGAGTCAATCACAGCAGAAGGAGAAACAGGCTCAGACGCCACCTTAGTAGTAGAATTCACCTTCTTGCTCTTCATAGCAGTGAGCCTCTCAGAAGCTGATCCAGACTTAGCTTCCGATGGACGTTTCGATACAAAGTTGGACACTGAAGGCCTCATCAAACTCTTCTGTTAGGCAAGTCTCTCAGCGATGGACATGGTCACCTTTGAAGCAGCTGGTTTCATAGGCTCAATTTCAACAGTCTTCTTCACCCCCTTGGGGGAAGTTAAATCAATAACAAACTGCTCGACAGCAGAGAGGCTCCCACGAGCAGCGGAGGAAGTTCTTGGCTTCTTCTTGGCCAAAGGCTCACAAGAAGGTGAGGAAGATCTCTTATTTCCACCCTCATTGACAGCAGGCTCTACAGCAGCGATCTGGCGAGCTAGCCATTCGTCCTTTATTAGTTTTATCTCTTCCTTCGGAGGCAGGCCATATTTCTCCCGACGAAGAAGGCTGAGCAGTTAGCACCACTCATGGTACTCAGTAGGTGTGTGGGCATTTGTGgtgcctaaaataatcccaaatatTCTAGAGGTGACACATGGACTGttattcaagaaagacaagattgccctcaataaataGGCAGGCTTCTCAGATGCTCCCACGTGCAGCTCATATCCCTGGAGGTCTCAACAGTTGAATACGATTGACCATAGCTCACCTGCCCTTGGCAatgaattaaagataaggattaattacccaaatcctatctttaatacgttcctaattgaagattgactccaatcaagtaagtaatcctaatttatttaaattaggatAATTAGAGAATATCTCTCAATTAAAcactatatggccggccctagccCTATGAATACTCCATATTCTACCAATTTGTGAGAGCTTTGCAACCgtaaaaaagccctaaacactttactctctcagATAAACTAAtttaggcatcggagatccgCTGACCTAACCCCCCCTCAAcctcgtgggcgcatgaggcttggtctttgatcaaaggtgttgattgttttgcaagtGTATTTTtgtcaagactgaagacggtggaaatttgcatcaataaattgaatattaaaaatttgaaataacttaCATGAAGCTACTCTGTCAGCTCATCCCCGGGCCGAACGTACACCTCCTTGAACATGTCAATCTCATGAAACTTTGACCCCccctgaaaaaaaaatgttaacatAGATTACCATTTGTGTAATAAATagtaaaaagaatgaaaacttaaaataaatatacgGTTACCTTACGTCGCTCCTCCAACCTATAAGAAAAGCATCGTGAACCGGAGCGATGAAGAAGTTTCTTCTTTGATCGATTGATCAAGTTTGCCttcacttttttcttttgaattcaaAAACATATTAGTTTAgatatttataataaattaatgacaaaatgaaaattttattttaaaaaaaaatatttgattaatatattatattgaaatatatattatacttaCGAGGTATTTCTCATCTTGAAAATGGCCGCAGAGACACTCCCATTCATCCTGGCAGTCCGCCAACTCTATAGGGCACCCAACTGCTAGAGCGGCCTCCGGACCGTCATATTTCTCATAATGCTTGTGGTGGTCACTCTTCCATTTAGTGAACCTACCGGTGCAAAAGTTGTTGACGTACTAGTTTTGACTAGCATCGAGGTTCGTGAGCTCATAGTGATGCTGCAAAACTCAACAAAAAAATAGcagttaaaatttataatatttgtatactttaatataaatttagtatttgaggttgaaaatacttaccaaTAATTCATGAAGAACGGCTTCCTTGACTTCATGTGGGATGGCTTTCCATGACTCCCATAGGAAGGGGTAATGATTCCTAATAACTGAGCCAATGTCGTTGGCTAACGCACTGTGCTGCTCCTTTGTTGTAGCCACACGATGTCGAGGATCCCACATAATGGTGATCTTCTCGATCGTGGTGCGAGTGGTATGTGACGTTTTCAAAAGTCTGCATGGACCCTTGATGTAAACATCAGACAAATTCTATATTCTACCAAAAATTCGACAGAACCTCCCCTAATGCTATAACGTTTCCTACAACCTGCAAACAATATATGAACAAAAACAACACATCAACCCAACAATTCAAACAGCTTATACCAATTGGGGACGTTAAAGCAAAATTTACAATTTGTTAATATGACTTCTCACTGTGAGTCTGCAACAAGTTTTGGCTTCCAAGGCCAGGTGTGCTAGTAGTGGTTCTACTAATATAGAGAGCATATGTTAGTGGGATTACACGAACTCACAACAATATGCGCAAAGTTCTCAATAAGTTTGTTCTAATTAATGGGAATGTGACAGTTTTAAAGCTTCAAGCATGCCTAAAGACTAATGTCAATGTTGCTTTGACCATCATTAAACCAGAAGCAAgcttatcaatcatgccatttACATAATGAAATGTCCAGCACAACACACCTTAACAATTGGGTCGAGTAATGCAGATATGACTGGACCAAAAAAAGGACCTAAGAGGATACAGTAAGTTTCTCAAAAACTTACTCCTACCTCCCCATCAATCCAATGTCCCAACCAAAACCCTCTTCCCCAACTGCCCTGTATCCAAAACCCTTCAAGGGTTTTACAGAATTATGCATTTTCAACTCGGTCTTCGATTTTCACAACCACCAAAAAaactttcaaaatttcaattatACCATGAGAAAGATGCATTACCTGTCTAGGACCCTTCTCCATGGACAGAGGAAGCCTCACTAGATTGCTCAGCCTCCTTAAAACTCCAAGGCCGTCGATGAGTCCGTCGGGCACTTAGTACAAGATGTGTCACCAAAGCAGTCGATGACGCAGGAGCTGTAGACATCGTTGGGCCAATAGGCATGACCAGAGGTACACCTGTCATGCCCATATCAAGTGAGGAGTTGGCAGCAGCACTAGCTGCTGGAGAAGGTGTCTGACTGACCCTACTAGCTGCCCGGCTGTTTGAAATTAAGTTCGACATTtacaaaaacaataaataaaaaagttacaTTCCACTACTTTGACATTGATAACACAATATTTATACATTTATATTGCTCATATTTCCTAAGTTTTATGCTATGTTTTCTTGTGAAATTGGTTGTTTGATGTGTTTAGTGCATATTTTGTAGATAATGGACCGTAGAGAAGACTTTGGAGTCTTTTGGTGAGTTCAAGACTAAAAAGGATCAAAACTGAGAAGAATTGAAGTCAAGAAGCATTCCAATGATCATTAAATGTTAATTTGTTCAATCCACAATATAATGACTGCTGTGTGAAAATTATAACTGGAGCTGGAAGGTGCTGCGCATAACTATCATTTTTGTTGGGACTTCAAAAATTAATCAGAATGAACTGGGTGTTGTGTCACATATGCATGGAAATCTTTGGATGTCTAGTTTCGGCCGAATTTTATAGATCATGATTTGGATgcttctagaagaagttataccTGTTTTAGTATGAGAATGTCAGTTCAGGAATTCTACGCGGAATTGGAGTCCAGTTTGAATCAGGAAACATGTTGGGATTCTTGTTTGGGCTAGGATTCAACAATTGCAGCAAACAAAAGCCTAACCTAAACCTAACTATATATTCCTTGGatgattgtaaaaaaaaaaaaaaaggagcagcaacatgaaaagaaaaaagaggagtCGCACTTCATCATACAGTTTTAGCGAATTGAACTAAGGAAGACGCCAACACCAaggtgtcacagcccgtcccaaagtTTTACACTCGTGATGGTGAATTAACGGAAATGTCCCTAGTACGTGACTAAGGTATAATTTTCACGTTCGTTATATCTAAGCTCCTAAACTTTGGTAATTAGAGTGGAGATTTAGACTTAAATTTTATGATAGAATTTTGTAGTTGGGGATTGGGTAGGATCCCACACACCTCAAATCCTTCCCTCTTTCCCGtaccctgtctctctctctcctccctcacgaactCTCACTCTCTGTTCTCTCCCTCTCAAGTGCACGGACAAActccaaaaccaccctaaacttctaccaacgacggagttaagaccaccatcaaactcctggaacctccacgatcacgatggtatccatttcaggtaagttttgcttcggaaaaccctagtttcaaagttcccgtgaaatggtactgttcatgatcttctaaatgactacgttttaggctaaaacaagatcacagcgagcttagtgaggtcccaaggaagctcggagtgcttcgttggaagtttttggacgtaagaacacggagatcgacaagttcaaagtttggccggagctttcgaggcattttccggcgaatccccggagAGTTAGGAgttgaggtaggtatcaatctcttcgtctcgtcatgTACTACagctttcctttttgtttcactcaatttcgttgagtattgaagaagttatactcatttgaaaaatacccagtttccggcgacctccgaggctttcgaggcaggtTCCGGACAAACCACGGCGAAATAGGTGTTTtgcaaggtatcattctctttttctcttcaagggctacaactttcgtttttgaatcacttgatttcgttgagaaatgacaaagttatggcaatttgaaaaactgcccagaaaacggccgccggaaaaaccagtccggcgacccaaggaagaagatgatgcgcgtgggggcgcgtgggccGTGCTTGtcttggcgcgtgggggcgcgtgctacagtaaaaaattattttaaaaatatgtcgacgtccgtgacgtcgagtagatcactgtggtatattcatatacccaaattgaacaccatatgagaaagttattgaggattgttggttaggtgttcaaataacgttttataattttcgcattaggtgaaaatgtgaattgatgatctgaccgttggatcgtcaccaaactttgatacgttgtaatacgtaatatttgaggattataggaacttacggattgggaatccgatttacggatcttccggaattggagttgtaagtccataatataaaatgttaaccgtcacttagttttggaaattgacggagatccgaccgttggatggtgatgaaattttaggatgttgtcctagagatatattgtggacctctggaagttatggatttaaaaatctgagtggcagatcttccggatcgatctaCGTAgggacgtattttatataagttatatattctatcgatatgaattctgaggttggatttgattactgttctaggcggcgatcgtcatgacgccttaatgtgtggtgctagggagttgttggacgaactccaggtgagtgggcagttttgttttccgtatatatatatacttgacgtttcccagaaattgaattgaaatgaaaatatgtttaaaataaaatgcatatgaattatgtggaaaaacgggaagtgaaataccatgcatagaattgatatgaaaagtatatagaaatgtgagttgaaatgccatgcatgaattaatatatgatgcatatgtatgaattggtgcggtggacgcacaggtaagaattgatttatgatgcatatgtatgaaatggtgcggtggacgcacaggtgagtatttatttctgttatgatgatgttgatgtatattgagctcaaatcctgcaccatagtttagtgcttatagtattcaccgcatcgcacgctcgtcttggatccaagtagatgctagtcgtacagtccacgcggagtaggtacgacaggccagtcgcgagagtgttagtgagattccgactggtgggtgaccttagattatgtgcacagatgatttatgagaagcactagagcgtaacttatgtgcagaaggccgtacaggtcacgcggagtgactccggcagagtgtgagagtgatagattttgagctctaggttcaaccgggcTAATAGAGggcttccggttgattactttattgcacctgatatgatttatgttgatgcattcataccttattactgttgagatgatgtggcatggcataattatgatgaaaatgttgagttaatgacttgaagtcttgagaatatatatgtatatttatattttacatttctgggaaagtatacgggttttacggagaggggttacaacgttttgagaaatgtttggatttggaaaagaatggttttactgacccactcaattttggttttgcgcccctccaggttcaggaatcacaaaggtgtggtgactacgaggaaattgacggtgttctgacagattggacaaaattaggactcaccttcgggtgtatcaacttataaattgtatcttaaagcttccgtactgtgtaaatggttacgtcactctcacgtgacggc includes:
- the LOC114826281 gene encoding uncharacterized protein — translated: MEQPPKFSSRHFTLFKGDEDPNMHLMHYRSAMTFYTNNDELMCKTFAAKLQGEAQDWFHTLSPSSIQNFNELSLVFIKEYSPCCSIKKKYDYLFNMKKNPKESLRTYVKRFKTKKTKIVRRDGSIACSAFQNGISAEHPLFRKLIMGGELTLAASYALAEKHALWDEAKQSCRNEQKNKHMDHSPNRDDSTPKAFTKFSVPICQILHKLRNEPWFQLPPPMKGDLTKLDQTKYCAFHQGPGHTTNDCLK